A window of Colletes latitarsis isolate SP2378_abdomen chromosome 11, iyColLati1, whole genome shotgun sequence genomic DNA:
TAAGTTTCTTCTAATGATATTAAATACTTTCGTCCGGTAAAatagtaaaatttaattttaaatcgaaTTGTATTATTTATGGTATTTATTTAATGAACAACTTAGTATAGGTTCGAGCggtaaatacaaaaatatgtcATTTTCTTCGTTCCAACATTTTCATTTCAAAATACTTAATAAAAACAAATCGAATTAAAAATACGGTATAAGCGAAAAAGAATTTTCTGAATACTTACAGCGTATTTTGCATTATTGTCCACTTTAACGTACGTCGTTCGATACTCGTATTGCGCTTCGATGTAATCGTCGGTGTATTTCACATTAGGCGAATCGACACGAATTTTCAAAGCCATTTTGTTTAAAACAAAGCCTTGCACACTGATTTTACAAAAAATAATAGCAATATATTGAATATTCTATTGTAAAAAATATAGTTTGTCAAGAATTAGAAATTATAAAGCGATGGAACTGGAAAAAACAGGATTCTATTTGGAGCTCATCGTCGAGAAACGTACTAATTGATAATAAACAAAAGATTAATTGGTACCCGAGTTAatccttgatatatatttttacgatgcaataaaaataaaattcgtgaataaaataaatattaatacgaCCGACGTGCTCTAATTCACAGTCGAAACGAAACTGTCGAGAAGACGCGCAGGCATGCGCCTTTAAAAGAAATGGCGCCCATCCCCTCCACTTTCTTTGGATCGAATCTACTAAGGCTCATTTTCACGCAACGATATTCCACGTAGCCACGATATTCCACGTAGTGACATTTATCTAGTTACTTTGGTTACTTTTCGATTTGAGATGAACTTCAGCGTCAATTTGAATAATAAATTGATATcagaaataataaattcaaaatCCAGATAGTATTTTTCGACACTATATCACTAAAAGATTTGATTTTCtagtaatattttacaaatcAATAGAAATTACTGAATAGAAAACAATATCGAACTTGAGTTGTCACCTGTAAATAGAGATAACTACACGTAAACATTTATATTTAGTATATCTTTTTTTCTTTCCgtaatatttttgataaaatataatataaatttaaataataaattaataagtataagaatattaaatttttccaattttataagtaattgaaaatatataatattttcatagaaaaattaaaaggaATTATggctataaaaattaatttctcacAATTCGCACATACATGTATAgatatacatatacgtataaAGATATGAAATGATTTAGAATTGTCTTCAGTAGCCGAAAATTGAGATAGGACAATTTTTCAGTTATTTTGAAGGGGGAATTAAAGTCGTTAAACATTTGGATGTATTTttgaaacaccctgtacaattTGGAATTAGTATCACTGTTAGGCGGTCTATGAACTGTTCAATTACGTCACGTATGCCGGAATGCACAGAGGTTTTAATCAATTGGCTGTCGGTTGGCTCTGGAACTTTTGTGATGGGCGAATAATGTTCCCAAGCCATTTGCAACTGACCCTCGACGAACGTTCATGAATTATAATCTGTTTACAAAGGCAGATTTATCCATCTCGTCCATTTCAGTCTTCGACGCAACAAACGTTATTTATACGTTTTGAAATTTAGGGTAAAAACCTCCAATTATTGTTGTTTAAACGATCAATGACGATTTTCTggaattatttttgttatttatttatcaaaaacactagttttttcttttattcattGCTATTCGATGTCGATAATACGAGTCTTAAAAGTCCCTATTTACTGTTTACAAATTCAGTAATTAAGGAAGAACAATTTTAGGACCTTAAAGTTGTTATTTAGGCCAATAAAGAAAATATCCTAACCTGTATCCTAATTTGTTTAATATCATATGTTTATAAAATTTGGAATTTAATAcaaagaataattaaaattaacatccaaaatataaaaagaagaaaattccTTTAATATTACCTATCGataatatttttactaattCTTAATATATTTAAGTAAGTATCACTCCATACTACATATATGTTATACAAAATGAAATGTAATAGCcataataaaacaataaaataattatattgtcatcgaattaaattttatatattcaatAGTTTATAATACTTgttaaaaaatagaattttaaacaTTATTGAATGGAATTTAGCTGATAATTTAGTTCGTTATTCGCAAAGGGCAACTGTTGAACTCCGTCCAATAGTTAAATTACAGTGGAATTGGTCGCTGAGAACAATCATAGGTATACTGGGTGGACCAACTAAATTATTTTCGAGTCTACTATTATTTTATTCACCATTCAAAGTATAATCGAATTAATTAGTCGCGTCAGTTAAATTGTAGAAAcatttttttctatattttctaCGTCGAAATAAGAATAAATTTGATGATATTGGATATATTTTCTTAAAACTCTTACGTTTTTCacgagtatttgtttaaatactcGGTGAACAAAAAAATTGTAAGGTGATCTTGAGAATTTGAatgaaagaaattaaataaagaatCTTCGAAGTTGATCTATGTCGAAGTATCATTCATGACAGAAAACAATttgattgaaaaaaaaattaaatttgtaaagTTTAATGAACCaccgtgtatatatatatatacatatatttatagaCATAGCAACGTAATAGCAATtgctgcaaatgtttaaaatttcacGAATTTTCAATCACATTTATACTTAAAAACATTTGTAACGTTTTTAAAcaattaaacttaaaattataCAAAGCAAAATCAAAGGCCAtctcttaatttttcaaaaattgtatggaatttaaaaataaatgaatctTATTTGGTCGTTTTCATAATTACTTGACAGTTTTAAACATATGTTAATATGAGTTAAGCAGTAAAGATTATGAATATGTAAAGTGTTCGAATCTATACAAAATGtagatagaaaataatttgtaataatagacaaactattaattttcaaagaaaataatttttctggcatTCAGCCAAatccttcttttttttaattattgtaaaaATACAAAAGAATTGAAAGATTATTATGTATGTACATAGGTAAAGAAATATTGATAATGAATTGTTAATTATGCTCCTTAAAACTACTGTTTTCCTACTATATGTGGAAAAGATAAAGACTCTTACATCATAAATGAGATGATCAGTTTTTAATTCTACAACTGATTATtattaaaacagaaaaaatttatcgattatgttaaacaaaatttcgtttTAGCAACGTTGCATTAAAGTTACAAAACGTTTAAGTTGTGCGCAGATCAAGAGAAAAGTTTGTCACGTAGTATGTAACTATTAGAAACTCAATCTACTTGCAATATGGTGTCGTTCTTATGATGCATCATATTAAGTAACTGTTGTATTTCTTTTATGAGGTTAAACGATGCGGGGGAAATAATACGCCTTAATACTGAGGTGTAACTAGTGTAACTATATTTGTTACTATCTCTACAGGCGATTCGGGCGAAACTGTGCTCCAGTTACTGGGGCGACGTCTCGTGCATCGTCAATGTTGCCATCTTATAGTGCAACGACCCACTAGGACAAATTCCTAGCGAGTCAGTGTCCCTTAGGTTACTAGGCGTAATCTTTTAATCACCACACTCTTAATAATACTTTATTAAAAGTCAGAATACTGAGTTAAAAATTAACGGCGTACAAACAACAATCAGAAACCATAAAACACAGTACAGTAAAGACGAGAATCGTAACAGTATTATGtatatcttttttctttttaccaACTTTATTCTTCGGCGACGAAATGTGCCCGAAAGAACAATATAAACCGACCACCGACTTTAATACGAACAGATTCTGATATTACTTTATCCTATGCTATAATTGCCATATTGAAAATAACCAAACGTCGTTTTATAAATCTAGTAATTTTCTTGAAAGAAGTTTTACCAGGAGATTGTTACTTGAAAGATAGTTTGTTTCAAACTGTAATTAAAATGTCGAAATATTCGGAACGAGTACAAGAGATATTGAAATATGCAACTAGTAAAAAAATTATGGATAAAAGGGTTCGTGACTTATAAATAACAATGTTTTCATAAtagtatatttaattttaatttattttttatattaattaacaattaacaatGAAAAATCTTTTCAATAACATATTACTTATTTTTAACttattttcaatcaatattatcaAATTTTACGTTtcgataatttcaaataaagtttcaatgaatcattaaaattaataattatcatattcttaaattaattatttaatcatttttctattaaaagatttgtaattaatattaattattttagaagTGTGTTGTGGAATTGTTGGAATTGTATGAAAACCAGGAAGCTATAGATGAGATATGCAAAAACATGGAAGAAAATGTGCAGGGTGTTGCAAACTGGTCATACATTATGCATACAGTTCATAAATTATTGTTGAACGTaagtataataattttaatctttTCACTGCTGTAACTAATTTTCTATAGTTTTCTTGCAAAGAAATTTCTTATTTCTTAGCAAAGAATTGTATCATTGACTTGTTGCGAATTCAACTATAAATTcttaaaatttttgtaatttgtatAAATGTTTAATACTATGCAATTTAGATGTatcattttaaatttaaaaaatgtataatatgATGCTAGTATAGCAAAATGTTCAACTATAAATCCttttataatttgtataaaTTGTCAATAATGTGCAATTGAAATGCATTATTTGGAACTATTTGCTTTTTAACTGCAGCATCCTTTCGTTTCTCAAAAGAAATTTTACCAGCTTCTTTGTTTAAGATTTTTaaagatattaattttaaattctaaGCAAAGGGTCAtgacaatgaaaagattaaagaATCCTTCAAAATTCTTGTTTTTTATGTCATTCAATAGTGAATTTCTTGTTGTTGAAGGAAACTGATAGACTGGCATGTAAGGATATGAAAAATAAAGCAACAATTATTGAAAGACAAAAGATGTGTACATTGGTAAGAAAAACAATTCAGTGTGCAAACTGTTACAAAATGCCATTATTGAAATGTAAGGATATTATGCcattaattttgcaaattttggGAACAAGAGTGTACGAATACTATCATGAAACTTACGTGGGTATATTGGTATCTTATATACTTCCATTTAGAGTGTATCAGGTAAAGATGTTACCAGAACACTGGGCAGAATTGttgaaaatatgtataaatttatataaaaacgtGTCTTCTTTTATAAACAAACGAACCATTTTAGAAGCTTTGCAGATGATTTGCTACTATGGTTGTCTGCACTCTGATCTACTTCCACAAGTAAAAGAAACATTGTTATTTTTAGgtatgaaaaagaaaatttagaaCAAGTTTTCGATccttcaattttattatttgatcATATATTGACTTTATAAATTATCTCCAATTATAGAAAATGTCTTTATTGATGTGAAAGTAAATGAGGAAATATTGGCAGAATCTGCTTACAAACTTGCAAACGCAATTTGTCGAGAGATAGCAACAGAATGTAGAACTAAATTATGTCGGTTTAGCGAAACTGTTTTGCCAAATATAATTAGTCTGAAGAGTTCAATGGAGAAATATAAATTGTTCTTGCTTTTCATTAAGATTCATCATCCGAAAGGATTGTGTAATGTTTGTGACGGAGCTTACGCTGATGATTGGGAGAAATGGTACACGATACTTACGAGCATATATTTGATGATTTTGAAAGATCTTAAAGCGGaggtactttcgaatattttccttCAACTTGCGAGCGAAGGTAATTGTATTTTATATGATTTCTAATGCCAATataattttcttcaaaattttacaaatattaagtAAACGATTTTAAAATTCGTAGCAAATCGCTTGCCATTGGTAACTACCAAACTAAACATATTGGACTAGtgtaaaaattcgaaatttttgataatttaatgATGTGTTATTTTGTAACATTCCTAATGACATTTAAAATTGTGcgaattttatttactattaacCATAATGATATCTGATTATTTTAGTTTTCAAACAAATGCTACAAAATTCAAACATAATTGTTAGCAAGAGATCGTTGGACGATTGCGATTATATCCAACCTGCGAAACGAAGAAAATTCGCTATGAAAATAGACAGATTAGTGGACATGATTGTGGACAATAATGCAGTAGAAGCTTGGCCAATAATACAGATATTAACAGTATTGCTTAAACAATATCCAGAATGTTTAAAATCGGAAGACCTTACTGCATTTTTGAAAACTTTTGTAGATCTCTTAACGTTGTCTTGTAAAGACGAAGTTATTATGGACAATTTATACGAATTGACTGCAATATTATTAGTGAATGAAAAAATGTTTTCCACTGCAGATGTAGAAAGCTGTAACATTTATTGGGACAAAATTTGGGATATATTACTAAGGTAAGAAGTTtgttaattatattatttttgtgAAAGACTAAGTTATGAAACTAAGTCATGCACTCTGTACACGGGCGCGCCTGCCGGAGGGTTAAAAAATAGATGTAGTTGCATTTTTGAATGCATCGACGCATAAAAATGAATAAACCTGAGATAATTTTAGAGATAAAACATGTCCCTGTTGCGTAGGACATCCTACATATACGGAGTCCTATTTGAATTAATCTACTTAAAAATATGTTTTTGACTAAAGTTGAATGGGTTCTGAGAATATTATAATCCCATGCAAATAAATTTCTCCTAACTAAACACATAGAGGTTGCACGAAGGATAACCTTCTTTTTCCCTGATTTTCAAATTGAGGTCAAAATATCTATTTCAGGTCCCTAAACGTAAACCAGAATGAGAAATCAACCCACAAACTGACTCAGCTGTTCATAATAAACAGCAAAATAACAAATCCAAACTTACTACTGAAGCTCTATCTCACAAACGTGATCAAATGGTCGGTAATGAGTATTCGGACCTTGGTAATTCTATGCGAATATCTTCCATTACCAACCAACATCACAATGGTGAACATAAATAGCTGTTCTCCAAGCATAAACTCAAATTCCGTTAGATTATGTTTGCTAAAATGGGCGTTGGACGTCCCTTGGCAGAAAGTGGCTACTAAAATTCCGATCGAAGAGTTTTCTTTATTATTAATCAGCATTTCCTCCAAATCAAGATCTCGAAACCATATAAAGTTCAACATGGAAGATTTTAATAATTCTTGCAATTGTTTAAAAAACCTACAAATGGAATTTTACAAAGAAATCGAAAATTGCTACTTACTATTATCTTACAATACTAATCTATCAATGGAAGAAGAttcaaaagaagaaaataaaaacgGAAATGAAAGTATATTATATATGCAAGACATAATTAATTATCTAACATCCAGTTTGTGTGACATAATGAACCAATCAAATACTAATGATTTGCATATTATGATAGTGAAAATCACTATAGTAGCTAAAGTAGTCTCCACAATGAAGAAATTGAACATAATCCCAAAAAACATGGAATTATTACTCTTGGAAACTCTACAAAATTACTTAAAAATCGTTTATAGTCTTTTAGCGAGTATAAATTCATCCAGGATCAATTATATCTATCTCCAGAGTGTGATAAAAGTCTTAACTGTGCTATACGAGAGTTCTTATAGTGAAAACGTGACGGAAATAATAGTTTCTTCCACCACCTTGGAAATGTTGAAAACGATATTTGGTTTCATGAATATAGAAGATGATATTTCAGCTCGTGGATCGGTTATAGATCATGGATCCTCTCAAAGCAGACGAAAGTACTCGGACAGGGAGTTCGAGGAGTGCAATTTTTGCCATAATGGGGCGATTAAGATTCTGGCAGCCAAAGCTCTAGCCTTTTTCTGTTGTATGAAAATTGGAAAATTAGAGATTCAAACAAAATTGAcggaaaatttattgaaaatagaAATGTACGATCTTTCTAAAACGGTGGATTTCAAGATGGCCGTCGTAGTTTTAGAGTCTCTGAACAAATATGGTGAAGAATTGTGGAAAAACCATGGAAAAactcttttaaaaaattttttaactttgtgtGATGAATGTTATTTAGACGAAACTaaggttatttatttatttaatattctacCATACTTTGTTAAGTATTCTATAGATCATAACTATGATCCAGACCAAACAATGGCCGTTATTTCTAAATTAAATCttggattaaaaaaaaaattttgttttaaaattcACGTTGAATTTACTAAATGTCTTTCGAAAATAATTCGCTTAAATTCCTTATTATTAAACAATCCATCGCCAGTAATCGATGCTATACTATCGTCTCTAGCTAATCCCTTAGTGATCGTAAGGTTGGAAACACTTAAATGCGTGCaggaatttttcttttcttccagAATCCCAATAATCTTAAAAGAAACTCTATTTTTAGAgatagaaaaattaataaataaatctatTATAGTAGACGAAAGGGAGTCTGCTATAGCAAGTTCACTATTAGTATTGTCCGCCATTTTATCTGCCACAGGGACATTCCAAAGTCGGGCTTTATTAAGTATGTTACGCTTCACTATAGATCAAAACGTAGAAATTGAATTAATTCccaaatctttaaacactatAGTTGATAAAATAAGTTATGAAATCCTAATCGAAGAGAATTTGAGCTTTCTAATAACGTACTGGTTTGACTCCAGCTATTCTTCGCGGCCATTTCCCTGGAAAATAACGCCCTGCAACTCTGAAatcgaattttataaaattcatgCTCGAAAATTCGCTTTTATAAAATTCCAAAAGTTCGAAATTTCAAGTATAAGTTCCTTCTGCAATTATGTGAGTTTGCCATTAGAGCAGATGATAGAAAATATCTTTCCAGAGATCCTAATCTGGCTATTGCACAATATCCAAGAAAATGGTGCCCAGAAGAAGTTAGCAAACAAAATGTTTCGAAAGTTAATTTCGAATGAAGATGAATTTTTGCGAATGAAAAAGTTTTCTAACTTGTTTAACGAGAAATTCGAAGACATTTTAATGTATTTAGTGCACCGTCTACATGACGAGGACAATTTTGAAGCCATTTTTAATCTAAAAACTTCATTTGTAATGTCGGATCCCCCTCATTTAAAAAAATCAGAGGTTCATGATTGTTTGGAATATATGAAACGAAACTTTTTTGAGCAAGAAACTTCTGTACAGTTTGTTCTGGCAAAAAGTTGTCCTAACATATTCCAAAACATATTAATTAACTTGATTAGGGACGTTCATAAGAAGAAATTTGCAGAACATAGGATGAAATCCTTCTATCAATACGTTTTCTTCTGTGATTTGATGATGGAAGATTTAAAAGAAGAATATTTTAACGATTTGTCCACGTTTTTGATCAAGGAAATTGGATACAGTCTGCTTCATATAATAAAATTGCAAGATTGTCTTCTAGAGATGGCCTGTGGGTATTTTTATAAGTTTACTGAGCAAGTTTCAAGGTTCAGGAGTGAAGACATGAAGAGAATAGTTAGTTTTGCTGTTGTTACTCTTATTCCAATTGTAAATGGAGGAAAAGTGCCCATAACTTTGGAAATTTTGGGTCTTTTATCAATCCATTGTGGAGAAACCAAGATTTGCAATTTAAAAGACAAGGTGCAAGGTTTCTTAAACTCTTCAaagaacgaaaatataattcataAAGCGGAAGAGCTAAGAACTTTgtatgaaaaactcgaaactccgCAGGAACCGAAAATTCGCAGCCTGGAAGTTGAGGTGCATCGTTTTTTAGACTTTTCTgagaatgaaaatataaattgcagtgCAGAAGACATTTCTAACTTGCGTTTGCAATTGTCTAGAAGGAAAGAAGAGCTcagaattttgtacaaaaaattgGAATCCATTCGGGGATTTTCTGAAGATTGTGTTTCCAGTGCTTTGCATTGTTTGATATGCAAATTAATCAAATTAACAGCATCTTCAGATCCAAATATTTCTATGGAAGCTTCTAAATGCTTGGGAGAATTAGGGCCCAATAATTTGAGTTCCATGATACtttatttagaaaaaagttATGCTAAAGAAACTTCAGATTTGTTAGGAATATTATCTTACAAAGTTGTAACAAAACTTGTACAGTTTTTGCATCAAAGTGATGTGGATCTTAAAAAAGTGAGTGTGGATGCTTTTCATGTTATTTTAACGACATTTTGGGGACATAGATTATCCGACACAAAGTACACGAATTGCTTAAAATCCGATTTAGGCGAGCCCAAAGTAACATTGCCGTCTTACTACATTAAACCTTTCACAATCGCAAAAAATTTAAAACCTAAGAAGATTAATATAAATGTGAAAGTTAATGACATTCTAAATCCATGTAATAGTGTTTGGACTATTTTATCTGATGGTCTGTACTCTGATTGGATCATAAAGATAAGTTGCAAAATTTTAGAATGTTTTGTAGGATTTTATTCAGAAAGTTTAATTTCAGTTTGTAAATTAAGCACTGATATCTGTGAAATAATTTTGccaagaattatttttttattaattaatatagaCTCCAAGTATACTTCTGAAGTGTGTTTGTGTGTAAATAGATTCTTCGACTATCATTTTAATTTTACTATGGAACCTACGATGCGAAAAATTAAGAATTGTGATCACCAAATTGTTAGAACTATGTTAAATGTCGTTAATTATGTTAGGATACAGGTTCCTGACAATGTTAACTTAAAATTCAACTATATGTACATTGCAAAAGCGGCACAATATTGTTCAGCGTTTTTTACTGCGATCCTTTATGCAGAAATGGCTTGTGAAAATATTTTGAGCGACTCTAACGAGTTCAGTAATGTTTCAAAAGTAGATTGTGTTTACGAATTTGAACCAGAACGAGGAAGAGTGATTCAAAACATACTGAGGGATGCCTATACGAAAATAGGAGACTTCGACGCGATTCATGGAACCGGGACGTCCCATTTGCAAGATCATGCGACTAGAATACAGCATTACGTTCAGAGCCACGAGTGGAATAGAGTGATACTGGCACAGGACGTAGAACTGTCTTTTGGGAACATGAGTGTGATTAAAGGTACACAGAAAAAGGATTAATTTGCATGTTTTGTGGGAAAGGATGTCCCACTCGACTGGAGAACAAGCTATTCTCTATTGTTCTCTACTGGAGAACAAACATTCACTGTATAATTGTATTCATTTTTATGCATAGATGAGTTTAAAAAATGCAACTGTatccttttttaaaattttcacaatttttattgcactattcgatgcaattttttaattaaaaagaaaattattgagATACATAAACTTAATAGTTCTCTAAGCTCTACATTTAATAGTTCAACTTCTaacaattaaaaatcaaaattttacactcAAATATTAAGATTCTTAAAACAAATCATTATTTAGTATTTCATAACAAAATCTGCACAGAATCTTAATTTGAATTCGACTGGatattaaaataaacaaaacaagaaatttCACAAAATTTCTAATGAATACGTTTTAAAATTAGATTCTGTAGAATTTATTAAgagaaaacaaaaattaaataatcatATGTTACATacacaaaaaaagaaaattctattttttaaatataatcgtTTGTGTATCTGCAGAAATGGCGAATGGATTGTATAAATCAGGTTTACAATACTTACTCGGCAATTTCGTCTCATTTTTATCGAAGGAGACCGAAGAAATGGACGAAAATATTCAGTATGAGTGTGCCTGGCGCCTCAGCAATTGGAATTTATGCGAAACAAATCAATCACTATACTTAGAAAACGAATCTAAGTCAACCATAACAGAATTCGATTATCATTTTTACCATTATCaagcattaaaatatttccacgAAGGAAatgagattggaataaaaattgcACTCGAAAATGCTCGTATAAGTGTTATAAAAGCTCTAAAAAACATTAGTTTAGgtaaaaattattgaatttccacttaaatacaaatttatttataaagattTAAGttcttttaatattaaaaaattttttattataaatttaaaaataacaataattatttatttatttttcagaaAGCAGCAAAACTATTTATGAAAAATTAATGCAGCTACAATTAATTCGAGAGATCGAAGAATTAAGTTTTTGTAAACCAGAAGACTatgaaaatttgttaaaaaaatggCGGGAGCAAGATTTAACTAATTTGAAAGAATTCCAGTATTTGGAACCCATTTTAACTCAGAGAATAATTATGTATCGCATAACCAAtaacgaaaaattgaaaaatgcgaTGTTTGATGCTTATTTGGAAATTTCTAAAATGGCCGTCGATAAGGAGAATTTGGACATCGCTACTCGTTCTTTAGGTATACATACAAttagatataaatattaaaatttcattgcaattttcttactattttaaataaaaatttccatacaattttcttaatatttatattatgtaAGTTACATAATAAATTGGTTTTTTTTCAATTATAGCTGTTTTAGCGAAACAAAAAGATTTACCATCCGAAATTGAAGACCAATTACTATATCAGGAATCACTATTGGCTAGACTGAGAGAAGATTTAGAAATTGGACGTtttcttttgaaaaatttgatGAACAAAgagaatttaaacaaaaatttaagaGCCCAAGTTTTAAGAGTTTATGGAGACTGGATGGCTGAAATGAAATCGGAGAATCCTGaggtttatattaaatttaacaaacTATACATAATTACATTAGAattgttaaattattaaatagtttTTAGAAGCTTTGAACATCTACAATTGTAATTACGGAGCAATCAGATATTAATTACATTTTCGTACCACAAACGATTTTCGAATAATTGAAATGACACAAATTGAATTGCACAAGtttcttattttaaaaattattgaatctATTTGTATTCTCCCCAGGCTGtaataaagaaatattatttgaagTCTATAGACACTAGCACTTCCATAGAAGAAGAAACTAGTG
This region includes:
- the Tefu gene encoding serine/threonine-protein kinase tefu isoform X2, translating into MFKIGRPYCIFENFYVESCNIYWDKIWDILLRSLNVNQNEKSTHKLTQLFIINSKITNPNLLLKLYLTNVIKWSVMSIRTLVILCEYLPLPTNITMVNINSCSPSINSNSVRLCLLKWALDVPWQKVATKIPIEEFSLLLISISSKSRSRNHIKFNMEDFNNSCNCLKNLQMEFYKEIENCYLLLSYNTNLSMEEDSKEENKNGNESILYMQDIINYLTSSLCDIMNQSNTNDLHIMIVKITIVAKVVSTMKKLNIIPKNMELLLLETLQNYLKIVYSLLASINSSRINYIYLQSVIKVLTVLYESSYSENVTEIIVSSTTLEMLKTIFGFMNIEDDISARGSVIDHGSSQSRRKYSDREFEECNFCHNGAIKILAAKALAFFCCMKIGKLEIQTKLTENLLKIEMYDLSKTVDFKMAVVVLESLNKYGEELWKNHGKTLLKNFLTLCDECYLDETKVIYLFNILPYFVKYSIDHNYDPDQTMAVISKLNLGLKKKFCFKIHVEFTKCLSKIIRLNSLLLNNPSPVIDAILSSLANPLVIVRLETLKCVQEFFFSSRIPIILKETLFLEIEKLINKSIIVDERESAIASSLLVLSAILSATGTFQSRALLSMLRFTIDQNVEIELIPKSLNTIVDKISYEILIEENLSFLITYWFDSSYSSRPFPWKITPCNSEIEFYKIHARKFAFIKFQKFEISSISSFCNYVSLPLEQMIENIFPEILIWLLHNIQENGAQKKLANKMFRKLISNEDEFLRMKKFSNLFNEKFEDILMYLVHRLHDEDNFEAIFNLKTSFVMSDPPHLKKSEVHDCLEYMKRNFFEQETSVQFVLAKSCPNIFQNILINLIRDVHKKKFAEHRMKSFYQYVFFCDLMMEDLKEEYFNDLSTFLIKEIGYSLLHIIKLQDCLLEMACGYFYKFTEQVSRFRSEDMKRIVSFAVVTLIPIVNGGKVPITLEILGLLSIHCGETKICNLKDKVQGFLNSSKNENIIHKAEELRTLYEKLETPQEPKIRSLEVEVHRFLDFSENENINCSAEDISNLRLQLSRRKEELRILYKKLESIRGFSEDCVSSALHCLICKLIKLTASSDPNISMEASKCLGELGPNNLSSMILYLEKSYAKETSDLLGILSYKVVTKLVQFLHQSDVDLKKVSVDAFHVILTTFWGHRLSDTKYTNCLKSDLGEPKVTLPSYYIKPFTIAKNLKPKKININVKVNDILNPCNSVWTILSDGLYSDWIIKISCKILECFVGFYSESLISVCKLSTDICEIILPRIIFLLINIDSKYTSEVCLCVNRFFDYHFNFTMEPTMRKIKNCDHQIVRTMLNVVNYVRIQVPDNVNLKFNYMYIAKAAQYCSAFFTAILYAEMACENILSDSNEFSNVSKVDCVYEFEPERGRVIQNILRDAYTKIGDFDAIHGTGTSHLQDHATRIQHYVQSHEWNRVILAQDVELSFGNMSVIKEMANGLYKSGLQYLLGNFVSFLSKETEEMDENIQYECAWRLSNWNLCETNQSLYLENESKSTITEFDYHFYHYQALKYFHEGNEIGIKIALENARISVIKALKNISLESSKTIYEKLMQLQLIREIEELSFCKPEDYENLLKKWREQDLTNLKEFQYLEPILTQRIIMYRITNNEKLKNAMFDAYLEISKMAVDKENLDIATRSLAVLAKQKDLPSEIEDQLLYQESLLARLREDLEIGRFLLKNLMNKENLNKNLRAQVLRVYGDWMAEMKSENPEAVIKKYYLKSIDTSTSIEEETSDSVKNLRDTQVALARFADAQFEQICSYMKSPQFETLKECILYSSEGISVDSVSRDKDVRKALILNQRQNINDVAELERIEKEKDNYLILALKYYLIVLQQSENYNLLIFRIVTLWLDNVNKKEVNNLLQLNLNKISSFKFIPLAPQLAAHMNDIFDDFSEKIYEIMKRCALEHPHHTLPVLLALKNLYGDYEYNVAKKNKTLEPRVLGAKKLLQELMKSDINSIVCKMDKLSHSLVMLANLTTSSSKPGSIVKIPKNQEILNVKNFENILVPTLTIDLKPSGDYSDIISIFKYKETYETVGGMNSPKKLVCIGMDGIERYQLIKGKDDLRQDAVMQQVFNVMNILLKTCKETKRRKLMIRTYKVVPLTQRSGILEWCDNTIPIMTILTGSNSVCGLQKKYYPKDYTASYCKEKLAAVEKSSTEVKLKVFTNCCTHLHPVMHHFFTEKYPSPETWFERRLAYTRSIATTSMAGYILGLGDRHLNNILIDQSTAEVIHIDFGIAFEQGKVLPIPETIPFRLTQNIEAAMGVSGIEGTMRHCSEKTLNVLRDQKQVIITLLQVLLYDPLFTWTVTPARAHNIQCGNSVRSLEINQCSTVTNKTAEKALLRIEQKLQGTEEGLASSVSGQVERLIQQARDPLNLCRLYCGWQPYL